From the genome of Leptospira andrefontaineae, one region includes:
- a CDS encoding UDP-glucose dehydrogenase family protein, giving the protein MKVCVIGSGYVGLVAGACFAEYGNHVICVDKDSKKIEDLKKGIIPIYEPGLSELVLSNHKENRLGFSTSIQEGVEGSEIIFIAVGTPTSDDGSADLSAVFAVAEQIGKSINGYKVIVDKSTVPVGTAAKVKEIISKNTKHEFDVVSNPEFLKEGAAIDDFMKPERVVIGADSERAGELVAQLYAPFVLNGNPIIKMGTVSAELTKYACNAFLATKISFANEIANLCETVGADYEDVRKGMGTDSRIGRQFLYAGIGYGGSCFPKDVRALIRTSENFSSSLRIIREVERVNEDQKVRLYTKIENFFGKGQIKGKTLAVWGLAFKPGTDDMREAPSIPLLLKLHEEGAKIKAFDPVSKETSEYYFKDKIEYAKDAYDALEGADALLLLTEWREFREPDFSRIKKLMKGHVIFDGRNQYRPDHMKKEGFKYFSIGKQSV; this is encoded by the coding sequence ATGAAAGTTTGCGTAATTGGAAGCGGGTATGTGGGCCTTGTAGCCGGAGCTTGCTTCGCGGAATATGGAAATCATGTGATTTGCGTGGATAAGGACTCTAAAAAAATAGAGGACTTGAAAAAAGGAATCATACCTATTTATGAACCTGGTCTATCCGAATTGGTTTTAAGCAACCATAAGGAGAACCGACTGGGTTTCAGCACTTCTATCCAAGAAGGTGTAGAAGGATCAGAAATCATTTTTATCGCTGTTGGAACTCCAACGTCTGATGATGGATCTGCGGATCTAAGCGCAGTGTTTGCAGTGGCAGAGCAGATTGGAAAATCAATCAACGGTTACAAAGTGATCGTGGATAAATCCACTGTTCCTGTGGGGACTGCCGCTAAAGTAAAAGAAATTATCTCTAAAAACACCAAACACGAGTTCGATGTTGTATCCAATCCGGAGTTCCTGAAAGAAGGCGCCGCAATCGACGACTTCATGAAACCTGAAAGAGTTGTGATTGGGGCAGACAGCGAAAGAGCTGGAGAGCTTGTTGCTCAACTTTATGCTCCATTCGTATTGAATGGAAATCCTATCATCAAAATGGGAACTGTTTCTGCAGAGTTAACTAAATATGCGTGTAACGCATTCTTAGCTACTAAGATCTCATTTGCAAACGAGATCGCGAACTTATGCGAAACCGTGGGTGCTGATTACGAAGATGTAAGAAAAGGTATGGGAACCGATTCCAGGATCGGTCGCCAATTCTTATACGCAGGTATCGGTTATGGTGGATCTTGTTTTCCTAAAGACGTTCGTGCATTGATCCGCACTTCTGAAAATTTTTCTTCTTCTCTTCGTATCATTAGAGAAGTGGAAAGAGTGAACGAAGACCAAAAGGTCCGTTTATACACTAAGATAGAAAACTTTTTCGGAAAAGGTCAGATTAAAGGAAAAACTCTCGCAGTTTGGGGACTTGCATTCAAGCCGGGCACGGACGATATGAGAGAAGCACCTTCTATTCCTTTATTATTAAAATTGCATGAAGAAGGCGCTAAGATCAAAGCATTCGATCCTGTCTCTAAAGAAACTTCCGAATACTATTTCAAAGACAAGATAGAATATGCTAAAGATGCATATGATGCGTTAGAAGGTGCGGATGCTCTTCTTCTTCTTACCGAATGGAGAGAATTCAGAGAGCCTGATTTTTCCAGAATTAAAAAATTAATGAAAGGTCATGTGATCTTTGACGGTAGAAACCAATATCGTCCGGATCATATGAAAAAAGAAGGATTCAAATACTTCTCTATCGGTAAACAATCGGTTTAG